cttccttctctgtCCACCTCAGTTTCCATGTGTGGCActtcaaaacttcaaatcatcccttaaattttctttttccttcatattttacctttgttcttttaattaatattttaatatttaaaatggtTTATAGAATTGGAATtgctttttcaatttcatccacctttaattttttatctatcaaatttgattctcattattttgattgttgtttatttgttttacatgattttttgaattgaagtttttttttaatgtttccaCCCCCTTCAATTTTTCTCCTATGAgatttaatcctcattctttttttttttttttgcaattttgtttttgcattggcacattctttaatttttttttactatctcatcattcaacattaaattggttagaaattaagcttcttaattGAACTAAAATCTAGGATTTTACGAGTTAAGAGTTTGAGGGATTAACTTGAGTTTAGAAGATTCACGCGGGTTTGCTTTGGGCCCCCCCCCCCGCTCTTTTTAAGCTAATGTATTAATTCAATttcgattttatccttcaacatttatttatttagtttcatCCTCTGATTTTTTGTCTGATATATTTTGtcttcattgttttaatttctattcgttttgttttagatgatttttaGAATTGAGGTTTTTTTACAATGTCATCCTCTAATGTTTTTCCCTATGtgctttggtcctcattctttttgttgCAATTCCTTTtgctttggaatttttttaaaaaattagattctttttacaatttcatcctctaacattaaattagttgggaatTGGGCTTCTTTCTTGAATACAAGTCTAGAATTTCATAAGTTGCAAGTTTGGATTATTAACCTAGTCTAGGAGATTTGCCCgcgtttcctttgttttttttaagctaatatttttttagtttaatccttcatcattaaaattttatccttcaatatttatttatctcttaaATCTCATCTCCATTCTTTAATTGAACTCGAGGTCAGTGGAGACCCTATCAAGGCTCAACCAGGAGAAGAACAAaggaaagataaagaaagaggAAGATTGTTCAATCAGGTTAACTCAATGTAACCGTGTCCATTGCCTAGGCCGTCGATTTCTTGAGTTAGCACGGGTCAATATTGTATGTTTCCATCTTTTCATTTCACcccataaatttatttatgatataatCTTTTGACTATTTGTTGTTTCACATTTGAGCTAGGATTAGGTATGAGTTAAAATAGCggcaatcttaatttttttaaccagaTTTCTATTTGAATAAGGCAGTCAGTTTGCTCTTAGCCTATTATGTCAAATAAGTTGcaccaacttttttatttatttattaacacgtATGATGgttgattaattttgtttgatatattgggaaagtttttaattttcatttcaaataatttatcacatgcatagaaaaaaacaacgacacttattttttttaatgtagtcaTTGGGTTTTGATCTGACAAGCAATAAAGTGTGAGCCCGGACCTAGTGCATTTTAatcttcagaaaaaaaaacaaaaggaaaaagtcTAGAAAATACCATCCAACTATGTAGGTATTTTTAATGATGAAACTAAACTATTTTTGGCCTTCTATTCTTGAACcatcaaaaaatttgaatgaaaaaaatagttttagaaaaaatgatatcaatcttagaaaaaaaacttaatatctTTTGTTAAGTATTATAAAGTCcataattaagaaatcaaaatttttttataataagattattgtaaaaaaatagtttagatttaaaattaataatcgaattttttttctgatgtcTTTATCTGTATGTTAAAATGTGCGGGACAAGGGCACAGAATCACATCTAGAGGGTTTAGAAGGGTTGGttaggataataataataataataataaggagaAAATTTAACAAACCTAAATATTCATTATGTACCTAGCCAGTATATACAGATACCTTAGAAAAGTCAATAAAAGGGAGAGATAATTAAAGTGCAAAAATATTCATTATGTACGTACctagaaacaaacaaaaccaatcttagaaaaaaaataaagattaacccaaaatattaattattgaataagaataaactattcaaagtattaattatATCATGATTACATAGGAGAGTAGTGTTATCTTACAAGTCAGCCTAATATAACCCATGAATAAATGATACATTTCCTTGCTTTTTCCTCCACCCGAagccttaaaaaagaaaattagaaggtATAACCGCAAACCCTTTGAAAAACCACAAGTGCAAGCTACGCAAAAGCCAGGCAGCCCACTACTTCTCTGTTTCTTTGCAATCTTGCATGATCGTGTCCCACAAATTCATGTACAAAATTGAGACAGTTACTACAAACTTGCCTTAACCAACATCCTCCTTCCTTCCTAGCTATCACCCTGAAAGCTCTTTCTCATCTTCTCAACCTATAACGTATaccctctcttctttttttgtttctttttttaccttctctcattcttcaaatcaaatttcaacAAACAAGCAGCTACAACAACCAGCCAGATATCTTGCTTTGGTTCTAAGATAATTTTTGGATCTTTCTTCAATATTCTGTATCATCTCCATCATAAAAGTCCTCACCCTTCCTTGTTGTTTTTAATGTCTCTCTTAAAGAACAACTTGAGGCAGCAGCAGGCCAGTTGAAGCTACAGTACTGTAGGAATACATCGTTTATGGCCAGCCAGGGCGACGTGCCACTAGATATTGTAAGTTTAGGttcatcatcattttattgCAATATTGTCTCAAAAGggtatatatagatatatggGCTAGCTCCTTAATTTATCTACCCCGCCAATTTTTCTTGTGTCTTTTGATATATTACTTCGTAAGAACTACTAATTtacagagaagaaagaaaatcagtGGGCAGCAAAAAAGGGAGGCTCTGGAAAGAGAGGTATGTATATATAGTTATGATTACATGCATTTTCTCATGTATTTCTGAAGGAAAACTATTCACATCATACACATATTAGTGTTTTCTTACTATGTGATTGTTAGTTTCAGGCTTATTTCTACATTAATTTATCTGtttattagtattattttgatcaagaaattaaaactattttacgttgttttctttttgtctctACAATTCATTTcgaataatttataataaaggTCTGCTAATATaatgttttaagaaaatagaaattagaaGGTCTTTCTGGTTCATCTTGAAACAACAAGCAAACTATAtctccaaattaaaaattctgatttgtttgtagaaaaataaatggaagagaAATTCTTACCTTTTTCAGACACAAacgtgtgtgtgtttgtgtataTAGAACGTTCATCTTTCTCGAAAATAATCTAATATCGAATAGGAAAAATTGGATTTTGTGTCCTGATCATACGGTATATTTAGGGTCAATTTTTGCACATGGAGATTAGATTCATCTCCCCAGTGCGCGTGGTTAAAAACGTTAATGTTCATGCTGTGACTAGAAACGTGTTGAAAATTTTGATCTCACTTGAAGTTCAAGAAAACCTTATTATTGAGAgaataaaagtaaaaagaaaaagaaaaaaactacaaaaaatgaCAACACACTGGCAATTTTCTGTAGCCCATAGGCACGCTGCATGTACTTTACTCTTCTCTAATAAATATACATGGGAGCAACAGATGAAACCATGCCTCATTATATATCCTATTGAGCCTAATTCCTAGCTATATCATTTGGACAATCTTGTAGAGAGTACGATATAGACTCTTACAAGATGACAGAGTTTCCAAGATCTTATTTTAATGTTCTTTAGAAAATCATGGGAAAATGAATGAATTAATCTCACTTCCATGTAGCCCTACATCATTATACATTTAACTACAAATTAGCTTTACTTTTCTATAATTTTCTGATACTTAATTATGAATATATTCCGCATTATAGATTTCCATGCTTCAGAAAATGctgaaacaagaagaaaatgtgCATGAGATTTTGGATCGTATGCATAACAAGGATGATGGTTCTGGGATCCCTCTCCCAGACTTCCTTCCTCCTAAGGTAatgctttcttctcttttcataTATTACAAGATATAGATAACTCTCCTCATCATTTAATATGGTCTCTCAATCGAGCCATGAGTACTAGACTCTGATGACAAGTCATTTAAGATAATGACAAGTCATTTAAGATAATGCCAAGCAATTCTTCCTGTCGAAACACCATTGTTTCTTCAAGCAAATCAAGGGATCGCTAAAGGGTGGAGAATGCATTAAAATGCATAAATTAAGTTGGAATATTTagtttttcactgtggactttcAGTAAGAaatgtttgtgtgtgtttgtgaaTGTGTAAGCTTTTGCtgttagaaaaacattattttaaaaaattataaattgcaatttttttaaccaagattttaaaaagagtttagaataaaaatacaatgtatattaattaaccaaataattcaaataaataggTAGGATAAAACACAGAACGCACAAGCAGtggaaaaaaatgattagaGCTTGCTGGTGATGTTGCTTTCGGCCTACTAAACAGTTGGCATACCTACTTTTTAGTATTTAAGAACAGCCAACTacatataaacatattattcaTATAGATAATGTTCTGTAATAGTAGCTAACTTAGGaattaaagtctaaattttattttaataattatgggaAAAAACTACTATAATAACATcaaagaaaatctaaatttaGATGCAGAATCCATCTACGTCTATGAtgtagtatttatttttcacgCCAGTATCCTTAACAAAGTTTAGGATGCTAAATATCACTGCGGATATCAGCTGCAATCTTCCAGAAAAAGGAGACTTTTTGCAGCACGAAGTTGAATTCTAACAGCAATTTTACTAGTAAAAGAATAATATGCCtctttatgaaaaaacaaaatgagaaaaaaattatgtggttGAATACTAATTATGTGGAAGGATATGCAGATGAAAGAGCTCTTAACAGAGTTGGTCATGGTTGAGGGTGAGATAGCTCGATTGGAAGGTCAATTAAGCCAACTTCAACTGGGTCTGAAACACGAAGAGACAATTCCTAAGGatgcaaaatcaaaacaactgCAACCTGCTGGAAATCGAAGCAACCTCCAAGGCCATATGTCCTACACAGCTTGTCCAAGCCCCTTCATCATAAAAGGCGTTCAAGATAAAATGGCATTTGAGACCAAGGCATTACATTTTATAAGTAAAGCAATTAAGGGTGACTATAATCTTAATGACTTCAATCCAAATGAGAAAATAGGAGCCTCGAGAGTATTTTCTGATCAGAAAGAAAACCACTTCCATGAGGAGGTTAAATTTCAAGACAGGGTTCCAAAAAAAAGTGGGATACTGAAGGCACCTTCACCTTTACGAGATCCTAGACATCCCTCCCCCAAGGTAGCCCTTGATTTCTATTGTATTATTTGATTGTGCTtcgactagttttttttttttttttcaatgttttctttaGCTTGGTGTCGTTGTTCTGGATTTGTTAACTGTTATATGTTGACAATGAGGGATACTAATGGAAGTATGTCCCCGATGAATTTTTGTTTCAGCCGAGAGAACGTAATGCGCAGGTCCCCTTGGACCTCTTATCGAAATCACTGTCTAATTCAATTCTATCAGAAGATAACATTCAACAGCTGCAACCCAACAGGCTATCTGAGAACATCATGAAGTGTTTGAACTTCATATATGTCAGGTTACTGAGGACATCAAGAGCAATGGAACTGGAGAAATCAGGACCTATTTCCAGATCTTTGAACTCTTCTATGATATCAAGAAGTTTCAGGGCCGAGAACAGCATGAACTCAAAGTCGAACCTTCTGTTACAGAAGGAATCAAGACAACAGGATCCATATGGTATCTTTAATGTGGAAGAGTCTATTCCTAGGGATATAGGTCCTTATAAGAACTTGGTTATGTTCACATCAAGCTCCATGGACCCCAAATGGATTTCACATTCTAGTTCTATTCCTCTCTTGAAAAAGTTAAGGTATGTTGCTAAACATCCACAAGATGCCTCTCTTTTGAACATTTACTGATTCTGATCTACCTCGACTTCTATTTCATGGATTCAGAAATAGGAGCATTCATGTTTTGGTGACTCACTAAGCTCTACTTTCCCCTCCTTGTGACTACAGGGTGTTAATGAACAATCTCCAGACTGTAGACTTGAGATTCCTGACTTACCACCAGAAACTAGCATTCTGGATCAACATGTACAATGCCTGTATCATGCATGTATACTATGGAGCTTTTTTAtactgaatttattttcttatctgaTCATTTTGGCTAACCTGATGGGCAAGTAGTTGTGCAATTTCATCAGATCAGCAACTGCTGAAGATGTCGTAAACATGTAGCTGCTGGTCTGATGCAGGAGCAAGCTACTGAGTACACATCAGGATAGCTTTTACATGTTCTTTTGCTCACTTCTGTTTAAAATCTTGATGTTGTATCTATTTATACAAACATTACAGGGATTTATTCAGTACGGAGTACCTTCTACACCAGAAAAACTGTTCACATTGATTAACAAGGTAAGGTACATTTACAACTTCTTCCATGACTAGTCAAGTTCCTTGATTGGATTTCCCAGTAAAACACATGCTTTTGTAAGTTAGAAAATCAAAGTAATTGCATAAAATTCTTTACCAAATTTTGGGCAAAGAAAGAGAATCTCAAGAATGCTAGCCTACAATTTAAGCAATTTTAAATAACTGGATTCAGGCAACACTCAACATAGGAGGCAACACTATCAATGCTCAAGCAATAGAGCATTATATTTTGAGGAAGCCAGCATCTTCAAACGAGGTACATTACACTGATGATAAAGATTaactttttatatcatattgGCATATTTTCCTGGTGTGAATGATCTCCCCACAGgttaatcaaaagaaagaaaaagatgataaaGAAGCTGTTGTTCGTAAACTTTATGGACTGGAATCGATGGATCCTAATATCACATTTGCTCTTTGTTGTGGAACTCGTTCATCTCCTGCTGTAAGTTGAATAAATTCCTAATATACCATAGAACTACTACAAAAAGTGAAATATTTTCCATCACCGACATTATTAGTCTTTGAATCCATCAAGTATTTAAAATTCCCCTGCCTTCATGCATGATCAGAACCTGAACTAATAATACATGTCAACATTCAGGTAAGAGTGTATACAGCTGAAGGTGTCATAGCTGAGTTGGAGAAATCAAAGTTAGAGTATCTGCAGGCTTCAGTAGTGGTTACTAGCACAAAAAAGATAGCATTCCCTGATCTTCTACTTCGAAACACGCTTGATTTTGCAATGGACACGGACACGTTAGTTGAATGGGTTTGTCATCACTTACCTACATCTGGGACACTGAGGAAATCAATAGTGGATTGCTTCAGGGGCCATAACAGTGGCAAAATACCCTGCATTACTGTTGAGAAGATACCATATGACTTCGAATTCCAGTATCTATTGGCAATATAGACTCCTaaaattttctagttttcatATCTTTCCCACACACACTACTTGttctacaaaaagaaaacatcgCAACCTTACTCTTTTTGTGAGTGCTTGCAGATCCCATTGAagtagatttttctttcttcgaCTCTTCAgtgtttgtattttaaatttgtgttgGATATTTA
This region of Populus trichocarpa isolate Nisqually-1 chromosome 9, P.trichocarpa_v4.1, whole genome shotgun sequence genomic DNA includes:
- the LOC7463304 gene encoding uncharacterized protein LOC7463304 isoform X1, which translates into the protein MASQGDVPLDIRRKKISGQQKREALEREISMLQKMLKQEENVHEILDRMHNKDDGSGIPLPDFLPPKMKELLTELVMVEGEIARLEGQLSQLQLGLKHEETIPKDAKSKQLQPAGNRSNLQGHMSYTACPSPFIIKGVQDKMAFETKALHFISKAIKGDYNLNDFNPNEKIGASRVFSDQKENHFHEEVKFQDRVPKKSGILKAPSPLRDPRHPSPKPRERNAQVPLDLLSKSLSNSILSEDNIQQLQPNRLSENIMKCLNFIYVRLLRTSRAMELEKSGPISRSLNSSMISRSFRAENSMNSKSNLLLQKESRQQDPYGIFNVEESIPRDIGPYKNLVMFTSSSMDPKWISHSSSIPLLKKLRVLMNNLQTVDLRFLTYHQKLAFWINMYNACIMHGFIQYGVPSTPEKLFTLINKATLNIGGNTINAQAIEHYILRKPASSNEVNQKKEKDDKEAVVRKLYGLESMDPNITFALCCGTRSSPAVRVYTAEGVIAELEKSKLEYLQASVVVTSTKKIAFPDLLLRNTLDFAMDTDTLVEWVCHHLPTSGTLRKSIVDCFRGHNSGKIPCITVEKIPYDFEFQYLLAI
- the LOC7463304 gene encoding uncharacterized protein LOC7463304 isoform X2; translation: MLQKMLKQEENVHEILDRMHNKDDGSGIPLPDFLPPKMKELLTELVMVEGEIARLEGQLSQLQLGLKHEETIPKDAKSKQLQPAGNRSNLQGHMSYTACPSPFIIKGVQDKMAFETKALHFISKAIKGDYNLNDFNPNEKIGASRVFSDQKENHFHEEVKFQDRVPKKSGILKAPSPLRDPRHPSPKPRERNAQVPLDLLSKSLSNSILSEDNIQQLQPNRLSENIMKCLNFIYVRLLRTSRAMELEKSGPISRSLNSSMISRSFRAENSMNSKSNLLLQKESRQQDPYGIFNVEESIPRDIGPYKNLVMFTSSSMDPKWISHSSSIPLLKKLRVLMNNLQTVDLRFLTYHQKLAFWINMYNACIMHGFIQYGVPSTPEKLFTLINKATLNIGGNTINAQAIEHYILRKPASSNEVNQKKEKDDKEAVVRKLYGLESMDPNITFALCCGTRSSPAVRVYTAEGVIAELEKSKLEYLQASVVVTSTKKIAFPDLLLRNTLDFAMDTDTLVEWVCHHLPTSGTLRKSIVDCFRGHNSGKIPCITVEKIPYDFEFQYLLAI